In Curtobacterium sp. TC1, the following proteins share a genomic window:
- a CDS encoding DUF3263 domain-containing protein: MTSPTDERRADELSADQLSELAQRVLSFEHDRARHDRTKEAEIRVEFEMSPARYYQVLNRVIDSPAALAYDPQLVTRLQRLRHARTSARATRSFVAPGGAPEGREEER, translated from the coding sequence GTGACCAGCCCCACCGACGAGCGCCGCGCTGACGAGCTCAGCGCTGACCAGCTCAGCGAGCTCGCACAGCGTGTGCTGTCGTTCGAGCACGACCGGGCACGGCACGACCGCACGAAGGAAGCGGAGATCCGGGTCGAGTTCGAGATGTCGCCGGCGCGCTACTACCAGGTGCTGAACCGCGTGATCGACTCGCCCGCGGCACTCGCGTACGACCCGCAGCTCGTCACCAGGCTGCAGCGGCTCCGGCACGCGCGCACCAGCGCCCGGGCGACGCGCAGCTTCGTCGCGCCCGGCGGCGCTCCCGAAGGACGTGAAGAGGAACGATGA
- a CDS encoding DUF2332 family protein produces MDTRARYAAYADRIEAVSPTYAAWARSLDPALVALLAEVPEQQRQPELFFAVARRLGADPSDPGALRAIGREARPALVTALASATVQANDPRRLGPVVPLFAALAERAPRPLGVVDAGAAAGLCSIPDRVTLDHRTSESRVPADRAPVRSSRPDSSGRDDHGGVRTELVRMHTAPEDPSIGLVVDVTGDVPAPASRPISIGARVALDPNPIDLAAPGAFDRLVEAVPPEATDRIALMREAARATLAAPPVRLVGTLPGDLDRALDALPDDVEPVVLTTGTLVYVPGAERQRFVDRVRERGVHWIALERTGILSGVAATVPDDVDPADPDAFATASIDGTAVAVSDPFGTRVRWFRDPNL; encoded by the coding sequence ATGGACACACGGGCTCGGTACGCCGCCTACGCCGACCGCATCGAGGCGGTCTCGCCGACGTACGCCGCATGGGCACGGTCGCTCGACCCAGCGCTCGTCGCGCTCCTCGCCGAGGTCCCCGAGCAGCAGCGGCAGCCGGAGCTGTTCTTCGCCGTCGCGCGGCGGCTGGGCGCGGACCCGTCGGACCCCGGTGCGCTGCGCGCGATCGGACGGGAGGCCCGCCCCGCCCTGGTCACGGCCCTCGCCTCCGCCACGGTGCAGGCCAACGACCCGCGACGGCTCGGTCCCGTCGTCCCGCTGTTCGCGGCGCTCGCCGAGCGGGCACCGCGGCCGCTCGGGGTGGTCGACGCCGGCGCCGCGGCGGGGCTCTGCTCGATCCCGGACCGGGTGACCCTCGACCACCGGACGTCGGAGTCCCGGGTGCCGGCGGATCGCGCCCCGGTGCGGTCGTCGCGCCCCGACTCCTCGGGGCGCGACGACCACGGCGGGGTGCGCACCGAGCTCGTCCGGATGCACACGGCGCCGGAGGACCCGTCGATCGGACTGGTCGTCGACGTCACCGGCGACGTGCCCGCTCCGGCGAGCAGGCCGATCTCGATCGGCGCGCGGGTCGCGCTCGACCCGAACCCGATCGACCTCGCCGCACCGGGCGCGTTCGACCGGTTGGTCGAGGCCGTCCCGCCCGAGGCGACGGACCGGATCGCCCTGATGCGCGAGGCGGCGCGCGCGACGCTCGCCGCGCCTCCCGTCCGGCTCGTCGGCACGCTGCCAGGTGACCTCGACCGTGCACTGGACGCCCTGCCGGACGACGTGGAGCCCGTCGTCCTGACCACCGGGACCCTGGTCTACGTGCCGGGTGCCGAGCGCCAGCGGTTCGTGGACCGCGTCCGCGAACGCGGTGTGCACTGGATCGCGCTCGAACGCACCGGGATCCTGAGCGGTGTCGCGGCGACGGTGCCCGACGACGTCGACCCCGCGGATCCGGACGCCTTCGCCACGGCCTCGATCGACGGCACCGCGGTCGCCGTCTCGGACCCGTTCGGCACCCGGGTGCGCTGGTTCCGCGACCCGAACCTGTGA
- a CDS encoding GNAT family N-acetyltransferase, with translation MSEHSVRHARWTRLTTDELYGIVVLRNRVFALEQRVTAEDFDGRDREPETEHWWFGTDTDAVGYLRLIRPAADEVHPDGTEPPAWVIGRVATHPEHRGQGVAGRLVAAVLDRHGHDPFVLHAQEYVAALYERYGFVRFGEPYDEAGIRHVGMHRPGR, from the coding sequence ATGTCCGAGCATTCCGTGCGCCACGCCCGCTGGACCCGTCTGACGACGGACGAACTGTACGGCATCGTGGTGCTCCGGAACCGCGTCTTCGCACTCGAACAACGGGTGACGGCCGAGGACTTCGACGGCCGTGACCGCGAGCCCGAGACCGAGCACTGGTGGTTCGGTACCGACACCGATGCGGTTGGGTACCTGCGCCTCATCCGTCCGGCGGCGGACGAGGTCCACCCGGACGGCACCGAACCGCCGGCGTGGGTGATCGGCCGGGTCGCCACCCACCCGGAGCACCGTGGACAGGGCGTGGCCGGACGGCTCGTCGCCGCCGTCCTCGACCGACACGGGCACGACCCGTTCGTCCTGCACGCCCAGGAGTACGTCGCGGCCCTGTACGAGCGGTACGGCTTCGTCCGGTTCGGGGAGCCGTACGACGAAGCCGGCATCCGCCACGTCGGCATGCACCGCCCCGGGCGCTGA
- the msrB gene encoding peptide-methionine (R)-S-oxide reductase MsrB, translated as MAYNVDKSDAQWREELSPDQYAVLRQAGTERPWTGELLDEERAGVYTCAACNAELFKSGTKFDSGCGWPSFYESVNPDAVQLIDDKSLGMVRTEVRCANCGSHLGHVFPDGFGTPTGDRYCMNSISLNFSEKSGE; from the coding sequence ATGGCATACAACGTCGACAAGTCCGACGCCCAGTGGCGCGAGGAGCTCTCCCCGGACCAGTACGCCGTCCTGCGTCAGGCGGGGACCGAGCGGCCGTGGACCGGTGAACTCCTCGACGAGGAGCGTGCCGGCGTCTACACCTGTGCGGCCTGCAACGCAGAGCTGTTCAAGAGCGGCACGAAGTTCGACTCCGGCTGCGGCTGGCCGTCGTTCTACGAGTCGGTGAACCCCGACGCCGTGCAGCTGATCGACGACAAGTCGCTCGGCATGGTGCGCACCGAGGTCCGTTGCGCGAACTGCGGCTCGCACCTGGGCCACGTGTTCCCCGACGGCTTCGGCACCCCCACCGGCGACCGGTACTGCATGAACTCGATCTCGCTGAACTTCTCGGAGAAGTCCGGCGAGTGA
- a CDS encoding aldo/keto reductase, with amino-acid sequence MDYRLLGNSGTSVSTLTLGTMTFGSEADEPTSHTIIDTFVAAGGTLIDTADVYSGNESERIIGRWLAAHPTEAQQVVLATKGRFPQGGGPNDVGLSRRHLRVALDASLERLGVDHIDLYQMHAWDALTPIEETLRFLDDAVSAGKIGSYGFSNYLGYQITKAVYEAKAHGWAPPVTLQPQYNLLVRDIEHEIVPASLDAGIGLLPWSPLAGGWLSGKYQRDEAPTGSTRLGENPSRGMEAWEARNGDERTWAVLDAVSAVADAHGASRSQVALAWLLARPAVTSVILGARTVSQLEDNLGAADLVLTEAELTQLTDASAPRIDDYPYGTAGVAQRERKITGGR; translated from the coding sequence ATGGACTACAGACTCCTCGGCAACAGCGGGACATCGGTGTCGACGCTGACCCTCGGCACCATGACGTTCGGCAGTGAAGCCGACGAACCCACCTCCCACACCATCATCGACACGTTCGTCGCGGCCGGCGGCACCCTGATCGACACGGCCGACGTCTACTCGGGCAACGAGTCCGAGCGGATCATCGGTCGCTGGCTGGCGGCACACCCCACCGAGGCGCAGCAGGTCGTCCTCGCCACCAAGGGCCGCTTCCCGCAGGGGGGCGGCCCGAACGACGTCGGCCTGTCGCGCCGGCACCTCCGGGTCGCCCTCGACGCCTCGCTCGAGCGCCTCGGGGTCGACCACATCGACCTGTACCAGATGCACGCGTGGGACGCCCTGACGCCGATCGAGGAGACCCTGCGCTTCCTCGACGACGCCGTCTCCGCGGGCAAGATCGGGTCCTACGGGTTCTCGAACTACCTCGGCTACCAGATCACCAAGGCCGTCTACGAGGCGAAGGCGCACGGCTGGGCGCCGCCGGTCACCCTGCAGCCGCAGTACAACCTGCTCGTCCGCGACATCGAGCACGAGATCGTCCCCGCCAGCCTCGACGCCGGGATCGGTCTGCTGCCCTGGTCGCCCCTGGCCGGCGGCTGGCTGTCCGGCAAGTACCAGCGCGACGAAGCACCCACCGGCTCCACCCGACTCGGCGAGAACCCGTCGCGCGGCATGGAGGCGTGGGAAGCGCGGAACGGCGACGAGCGCACCTGGGCCGTCCTCGACGCGGTGTCCGCGGTCGCCGATGCGCACGGCGCCTCACGGTCGCAGGTCGCCCTCGCCTGGCTGCTCGCCCGGCCGGCGGTGACGAGCGTGATCCTCGGCGCCCGGACGGTGTCGCAGCTCGAGGACAACCTCGGTGCGGCCGACCTCGTGCTGACCGAGGCGGAGCTCACGCAGCTCACCGACGCCAGCGCACCACGCATCGACGACTACCCGTACGGCACCGCCGGCGTCGCTCAGCGGGAGCGCAAGATCACCGGCGGACGCTGA
- a CDS encoding alpha/beta fold hydrolase, with the protein MSLVPEAPRPRIVMSPDGLRLATYDFGDPDAPAVVAVHGFASGAVLNWHASGWTRDLVRAGYRVLAFDQRGHGASAKPRDPGAYSMDLLVADVTTVIDTYLLDEVAFLGYSLGARVGWHTAERLPDRITRAVFDGIPDADPMRRVRVDQAKANLADGTPIEDRVTNGYLTMAGNVEGNDLAALVAMVEGMRNSIEPTPDNAPAQPILMAAGSEDGIRDSAVRLAQAAPDASFFEIPGRNHFNAPTSRAFREAALAFLRS; encoded by the coding sequence ATGTCACTCGTCCCCGAAGCGCCCCGTCCCCGCATCGTGATGTCGCCCGACGGCCTCCGGCTCGCGACCTACGACTTCGGCGATCCCGACGCCCCCGCCGTCGTCGCGGTGCACGGGTTCGCCTCCGGCGCGGTGCTGAACTGGCACGCCTCCGGCTGGACCCGCGACCTCGTCCGCGCCGGCTACCGCGTGCTGGCGTTCGACCAGCGCGGGCACGGTGCGAGCGCGAAGCCGCGCGACCCCGGCGCGTACTCGATGGACCTGCTCGTCGCGGACGTCACCACCGTCATCGACACGTACCTGCTCGACGAGGTCGCGTTCCTCGGGTACTCGCTCGGCGCACGCGTCGGCTGGCACACCGCCGAACGGTTGCCGGACCGCATCACCCGCGCGGTGTTCGACGGCATCCCGGACGCCGACCCGATGCGCCGCGTGCGGGTCGACCAGGCGAAGGCGAACCTGGCGGACGGCACGCCGATCGAGGACCGCGTGACGAACGGCTACCTGACCATGGCCGGCAACGTCGAGGGGAACGACCTCGCAGCGCTCGTGGCGATGGTCGAGGGGATGCGGAACAGCATCGAGCCCACTCCCGACAACGCCCCCGCGCAGCCGATCCTGATGGCGGCCGGCAGCGAGGACGGCATCCGCGACAGCGCCGTGCGGTTGGCGCAGGCAGCTCCGGACGCGTCGTTCTTCGAGATCCCCGGGCGCAACCACTTCAACGCGCCGACCTCGCGGGCGTTCCGCGAAGCGGCGCTGGCGTTCCTGCGTTCCTGA
- a CDS encoding NAD(P)H-hydrate epimerase, giving the protein MDGYGGDQIRAAERPHLDAGEPLMQRAADGLARIVGDLLDDPAVRPGDGPGSVLLLVGSGDNGGDALFAGARLAAAGRHVAVLRVGSRVHDAGLAAALDGGARLLDGPSGPRAGGVPAHDGDRLAAVATDAALEADLVLDAILGIGVQGPAALRSPAREVVDAIRELARDQRAPFVVAVDVPSGIDVDTGGIADDHVLHADVTATFGGVKAGLLMGPAATLAGRIELVDVGIGTDLATVEPLVRT; this is encoded by the coding sequence ATGGACGGCTACGGCGGTGACCAGATCCGAGCGGCGGAGCGGCCGCACCTCGACGCGGGCGAGCCGCTGATGCAGCGGGCGGCCGACGGGCTGGCACGCATCGTCGGCGACCTGCTCGACGACCCGGCCGTCCGGCCGGGCGACGGACCAGGGTCCGTCCTGCTGCTGGTGGGCAGTGGCGACAACGGCGGTGACGCCCTGTTCGCGGGTGCACGGCTGGCGGCTGCCGGGAGGCACGTGGCGGTCCTGCGCGTCGGCTCACGAGTGCACGATGCGGGCCTGGCAGCGGCGCTGGACGGCGGAGCGCGCCTGCTGGACGGTCCGTCCGGTCCACGTGCCGGCGGTGTGCCGGCGCACGACGGCGACCGCCTGGCCGCGGTCGCGACCGACGCGGCGCTCGAGGCCGACCTGGTGCTGGACGCGATCCTCGGGATCGGGGTGCAGGGGCCGGCAGCGCTCCGCTCCCCCGCCCGCGAGGTCGTCGACGCGATCCGCGAGCTCGCCCGCGACCAGCGCGCACCGTTCGTCGTCGCCGTCGACGTGCCGAGCGGCATCGACGTCGACACCGGCGGGATCGCGGACGACCACGTGCTGCACGCCGACGTCACCGCCACGTTCGGCGGGGTGAAGGCCGGGTTGCTGATGGGGCCGGCCGCCACCCTCGCTGGACGGATCGAGCTCGTGGACGTCGGGATCGGCACGGACCTGGCGACGGTGGAGCCGCTGGTCCGCACCTGA